ccttctcagagaggagcctggctgtggctggatccaatctcaggctcagattttcatttcaattgaaggaattataaAGGTGTGATtaaatcactttgtcctgcaggttttagtgatggcaaatcagaaatatttctataaaaacaatgatttattatgacaaatgaacaaaaaattgatcagaaaagtgaacagatgaaagaccttaaacagaattatttcctgcacagtaaaaaagccaaaacctcctagcagtatagtgtaagataggacagtgcagtctatcaaagtaactctattaaagcaattggatcaaagccagcaaaaagaaacgatcctgaagcagagattgaggtaactcatcTCAAAATGACAGAGggtaattctttttcttcctcccaacCGCTGGggagtgaccatgaagagctgtccctgcttcatggcagaagctccacacacttcaaggaagtctgtggaagaatctgccccatgacagttggacggggcttttatagttatcaagggtttgcCTGCCAGACGTATTTcaaggccagggagcagcttatctgtcaaatcatgcttcagaaagcaggatgtgtgctTGAAcattcatgaagcattttgggtttagcataattcaatataaaaatagcaccttgacaccagcagtaactcaccacagagagcttgcaTTATTTGCGTTCTCTGACCATATTTTAGGtattgtcagagcagagcatcctgccagaaacagCCCCTTGatttccatgaggttccaaaaactctcagggttcctttggttccatgaggccctgcagtgtcacaatggctccttgattccaggatgttccagaacatcccagggttcccttggctccaagaggctccccagtgtcccaccggcccctggattccaggaggccctgcagtgtcccaatggccactcggttccaggagccacagcggctgccgccggcgtctgtgcccggagccgccgctgccacggggctgccgcactcaccgccggggttgccgctcgcgcagccgccgctctgccccggctgcaccgggacccggcaccgcctcgggcctgcgctgccgcctcagcggccacagggacacagggatgggggacctttgctctgccactgagggggcctggctttgttctgctggggtctgggctttaggaaaattgctgttcattttcatgctccactggaacacctcctgaattccaaaggtttcctaatccagggggaggggtttctatggcatcggaggtgccgcccctcgggacacattgtcaataaaccatccagctgactgggatgggtgtaagagctcCGGAACACAGGATAAGGAGTCATCCCCTGGAAACCGTGGAATATTCCCTACCTGAATCCTAACCCaaagagaagagtttggatacaattcccaaatagtttggaaactccagtcattgctgacaccaggatggaaattcatCAGATAACTAAAGtcagtccccttgggagcccacaaccagcagggctgagggagaccctggcagctccccagcacctccctctcactgggacacctctggcagcctctcccagctcgggaaccctccagtttccaacactccaaagaccctcgctggtgcccaggacaattctgatccccctccacaaacactcctccagctgtgacccttgtcttggcaaacacaaagggatttgggggagtgtttccctgacaacaaacAGAATTTGGGAGAGAGGGatctttccacacccagctattgatgtttccacacatctctgcctgggtgtgaattgactgtggtgggaatgttgtaGTTTTGAATCTATACTTCAGTCACTGTAAAATTGCaccaaatgctattgaatcacttgataattgttcaattggtcaatgattaagtgctactaatgtctttCGACCCCTTGTCCTTGAATCCAAATCCTTTGCGTCCTGACCCTCTTACATCCCAAGgttctgtgtaaatcattctctttcatcaaaaaaatacatttttcgtgacttccactttaaaatcttcctccttagctaaactacaaaacaactctaattagttgttaatgtcttgaagacaattaaagaaagaaaaataatttgtttttcaatgttttaatgggtcccacagttgtttggagttgcatcagctgtcagtccaagatgggccatgtcagaactggtgaggttggggagtgaggagcaaggttgatcatccagggtcagtgtggatctcctgaggagacactcagcatcaagatcacttggagaactCCTCTGTCACCTCTTGTCTGAactaaaaaatatccataattgaattaaaagaaaaaaagtacaaacttggaagacttgttttgaaattgccttgaagacaattaaaggaagacaaagagatcctgagggatttttgcattttaatgagccccacggtgtaTTTACAGCTGCatccatgatcctgaggtactgagagaagattgaagaagctgctgaagaagtcagaagccaaaatTCAAGTCCCTTGACACATTactgggccccactgagggcaggcactgacaaagcctccccagggactccttggagcagctccttggaggccaggagtgcaggcagacaaaggctctgggcaggcccctgcaatgctgagcaaagcctgccttggttttgtggagcacaaaggccaaggcctgagccccaggccctggcccagcagatcctgtccctcccggctggctcagggctgtttggggggcactgggatgggagggggaggaacaacaaaggcccaaaactgggcaacccctgccaggctcctgagggaggggcgaggcagaaaccaagggcagaacctgccaggaaagttgcttgtggtggcctgagtggcagaggcagctgccagaggcaaggggacaaaggcctgggtgcctttgggccttgcagccctgccagagcccttggccatctctcctgcaggctgtcctgccctggccctgctgctgctctggccttgcaggctgcacacacccctcctgctttcccaccccctcccagcagcatttctagaccctccctgatgtctctgcaccagctctggctgttccctggaacacaaagccatgggctgatcctgactccctctgggtgacctcttgcagcacaagggtcaCCATtgagtgatatttctttttcttcaccttcagtctgaaccttcaatgctactctttgtggagatttcattctatttccaatatggagaaaagctccatcctgtcagatctcctctagaccctctccagttcttcctcattcctccagaatggggaacctcacagacagacagaccagtccagatgtggtgaccccaggactgagtccaggggggtgacaactcccttgtctgggtgcccacactccccctaaggcagccccatgtgcagttgtccttaaatcaaggggccattctgattctttgtaatgtcatggaatcaagtggcaccgtgacactgcagggcctcatggaaccaaaggaatgcaggacactgtggaatcccatggaaccaagggaccattatgacgtgtggggtgtctttggaacaaaaggaaccctgaaacatctcagaacctcctggaaccaaggggccactgtgcctccccagaactccatggaatcaagcagagccgctgcctcccccccgccactgcacggaccggagtcgccggctctgccccgcttggacacctctggagtcagtgtgttcttgggcagcacaactgatctcagaccagagagtttcccacattttactttgccccctctctcctctggtttgttttttgttctttgttcattcaggagaaaaagggggaagggagacaCATGTGGatccctgtttttatctgtttacaaaagggagttggggcagggggggagagaggaagcaatttctctctctgctgttgctttgaactcttctgttggtattgctggttttgctgctatatttcttgtcagtcaactgttatttttttcacttgtacctccttgtattttgtctctctgtactggtggggaataaaaggagAGTGAGTTCTTTTTATTGGAGTTCCAGCaccaatatgtgtctttaaaccaggacaggttgctcaagggttccctgaaatttggcataaTTCACAAATGActagaaaatactttttgtcCCATTATATAGAGAGCTCTTCTGCattggtgttcaagggctgatcactgagagggatttcatcaggaagttgctgccaagaggattttgtaccatggattttatctGACACTCtgcattcagccaacttcccatccaccacatcttccacttcttcagtccagctctcaccagtctggccataaggtCAGGAcaccatgtcaaaggccttgataaagtctgggcacaaaacatccccttcttttgCCTCCCAgaggggttctgcaatccctgccttgtccttcccatgcctgggaatggctgcaggaggacttgccctatccccttccctgctgagcctgagcagtctggaactctgccaaccctccttgctgccctgtttgcagactggttccatgtctgcctttgccaaggccccaggaagctctgggatggctctggcctttccaagggtttgggagaggtctcccagtgacactgcccagccttctcaatatccctgacaccaaaatcTTTGCAGCATCACACACtgccagaggagtgcccaggacacaacacaggttgtcctggtggttctggagtATTAGAATTGAGTTCTTcctcgaggccaacccctccaattggatttgagtgcagctgaaaggtttcctcagcattttccccagtgcctccctgccctgaaggtttctggccatcaggctgtggatgagggggttgggcaggtgcctgaggaggggggagaacaagggctgtgtccaactgtgccaggagggctgtgctgggcagggatgaggaggctgcagaaagcagtggcactggggaggggagaggagcagctggagagaccttgtggctgcccacgctgggcaggagctgccccaggatggcagctctgaagcactcacaggatgtccctgtgaacaggaggggaagactggatctaaaaatgaaacctggaaagcagagagcaggagtgtcatggtgtcactgcaggagagttccagctctggagcaaggtcacagaagcagtgacccagtacatgcagtggcctcagaagatcccacagcatcctggagatgctgtaagagagcccagctctgcttcgcaagttcccagggcctgtccctgcctgtgctccaagggcttccagcccccaggactgtgctcagagagcactcaggccttacagcgagaaaggggctcaggacgacagtgtggaagtggcaagagagcagctctgcaaagaccaagcactgctgctccctggcagtgctgctgggctgggattattgtccccttcccgtttgcaaatacaccctgtcctgcagtgtgctgtcctttaggaacatctgagaagaagggtcttggacaaagaaggcactgcagggtcctttattttgtttaaatactcagagagcacaattcatcatttttacATCTTTGGGTCAAATTCAGTGGGTAGACACTAatttagaaggcagatgcataataatatttcattgcacagaaagtTATTGCAAGAACAATCCGATGACCTCcatgaaaaaagtgaacaggaaggctgggccattaaCGAATCTCATTGTGAATGCTACGCACGAGAAACCtggcactttattgctcctgaaaagcatccagtcatcatttttctcagggcatccttgagctcctgattcctgaggctgtagatgaaggggttcagtgttggaggcaccactgagtacagaactgatagtgccagatccagggatggggaggagatggagaagggTTTCAGGTAGGCAAATGCTGCGGTGCTGATAACAATAGAgagcacggccaggtgagggaggcacgtggaaaaggctttgtgccgtccctgctgagaggggatcctcagcacagccctgaagatctgcacataggagaaaacaatgaaaacaaaacaaccaaacattaAACAGGCAATAACCACAATGAGCCCAAGTTctctgaggtagcctgagtgtgagcaggagagtttgaggatttgtgggatttcacagaagaactggcccaggacattgccctggcacaggggcagggaaaatgtattggctgtgtgcaacagagaatagagaaaggcagtggcccaggcagctgctgccatgtgggcacaagctctgctgcccaggagggtcccgtagtgcaggggtttgcagatggcaacgtagcggtcgtagcacatgatggtgaggagggaaaactctgttCCAATGaagaagacaagcagaaaggcctgtgcagcacatcctgtgtaggagatggttgtggtgtcccagagggaattgtgcatggctttggggacagtggtgcagatgcagcccaggtctgtgagggagaggttgagcaggaagaagtacctgggggtgtgcaggtggtggtcacaggctacagcgctgaggatgaggctgttggccaggagggcagccagggagatggccaggaagagccagaagtgcaggagctgcaggtctcacctgtctgcaaatgccaggaggaggaactgggccatggagctgctgctgttggacatttactccttccccagggtattttgatctgttgaggaggaaaaatcACTGCTGAGTTAGACCAGGCTTCTGCATCCAAACATTACACATCTCACAGCCACCCCACTTtcaggctctctctcctctctcagacCTCCCTGTAGCTTcttcccctgagctctggctttTGCTGGCTGAGGGGACCATTGGGAGCAGGAACTCTGTGATGGGCTCCCAAGGACTCCTTACTCTGCTGGGAGAGAAAACTTGGAATGCAGGGTGATCTCAAATTAAATATACTCATGATACATcaaagagcttctcagctttgctgtttgcaatttgcccaaatgaaggactgagctgagggaattctttgTATTTGTTCACCCAGTTGCACCTGCCACACTTAGGAGTGATTGTGGAggtttgaaatccctgacatttctattgcactgcaggtcaagtcttgtgggttctgaggggcacagggatggtccctcagtgcagagaagagctgctctgcccatcagtcctgtgctcagctgccctgtgctggcagcttggagctggaggagcatcacactcaactgttcccctccaaagaaactgcacagagatccaggaatccatgtccaaagaacagattgacacactcctcaccttttcatctctcccctcccaaagtgagacacaaaatgctccttgcagctgcccagagcatttgcatggatttagcactgaggagttttctccacgGGGAtcttgtgcagcacagagatgctatggcagagctgtgcccttctggagggcacctgcagccctgcaggacacccaggcaaacagctgaataccctgaaggtgcctggagggcacttgggcacttggctcccacagacacatccccacagcagcacccaaaggggttgtgtctggacaggaatctgccccccccaaaccccacagtggctcagaaaagccactggtgagaacaaggagagcccaggcagcaggggatggcagtgaaatgccacagtgctgctgccaagggaggagggacacagagagacagctggaaatcagggccctgtccttgcctgggctctggctgctgcagggcaatgcacagcccagcccccgtggacctgagggcacaggctctgcttaggctgggaaaggagcccaggcaggagctgctcagggaaggggtctgtgccacagggacagcagggaggggcccccatccccctgcccagcccttgtggcagcagctgcctgtccctacctgcctgtctctgggtgaggagctgttcctgccagcagcccctgcctgtgcccagctcagctccctgccagtgctgccagagccatccccagcccagtgcccaggggcagctctgcctgggcaggggctgcagagtagatcccagacagcctggggtggctgggaagggggaggtgttctggggggatgtgcttcctgagaagggcccctggaaatggcaggaggtggagctgaagctgtgaggagccctgagcctgcagctgaagggccctgctcatccctgcccagccctgccctaccctgaggggtcactccttccacccacaccttctccctgcagggccgtggcagctccttggccgggctgagagctgaccctggcaggcagcagagtccctgccccagcacacagagccctgggggcaggaccctgctctgcaccacagccctgggcacccctggctgcacccccaccttcccaccccacagccagccctggcacagggaaccttcttgccctgggcctctgatggggcagcagcaagtcctgctctgcagcagcttctcctgctgcaccccagcaaatccagcagagccatcctgacagctcctgccactgctgccatttggcagctgggagaggcacttgcaggaactcacctgcactgctctgcagccagagcctgaccgtggcaaagggctggcaaggttcctgccctgagcagctctgccctgtcctcccaccccaggatcccttgaacctcctgctcccttctcctctctgcccttgctgcctgcagctcctgccctgctctgccatatggccacgtcccctgcactgcagcaactgggagagtcctgctgaaagatcctagaagctgtgggatgtggcagctttaggagatgcccccaggaaggcaagttgaactttcctacagtcagagaattcttccttcaaatgctgggaaggtttctcctgtagtgagagctcagtcacctcccagcccaggctgcctctcatgtctctgccttctctcctgtgccctgggtgctgcaggcagtgccctcagccctgctgggctgtgcagaaaagctgctcaccagcagagctgtctctttgaagctcttcttggttgccaggagctccctgtgtgccaggagcctggcccagctcagcagcacagcaacagccccaggcagccctttctttgcccctctgggctccctccagctgtccctggggctccaagggaacctgctggcacacagctgaaggaaataatgatgtgccttctctcagatgggcacagacacttctttcagcactgtcatttctccaagCAGACACAGAGTTAAGTCCAAGGGTCCctttttcatgtcccatcattagacaggaagcccagacagtgcccaggagggatctccttcacctgcactgagggaagggactcagctgagtcagcAGAGATGTCTcactgtggctctgcagagctggggccagaaggacactcagctccctccacaacccccatgggctgggattcctcctgccccacttcagtgggcccaaaacaggcacctgTCCGAGCTCCCCTGggaatgaatgaagaccaaagccaggagtgacctgctgggacacaaacccctggttccttctgaggggccagaggtgaccgagattcctgctgggaactgcaggctccaatggaacagttcctagggacagggcagcagctgtgggatcttcttggaggctgctgggacattgctttggccaacttcagtggcagaaggtgcccacatgtaggacaggggaacctgtcgctgttccttctgtccagggcagcccctagaggtgctcaggtgaccaaatggagtcaggtggcacagggagagaggtctctctcctgttctttatcagggtattttctacatgtgctcagagtacaatggcagttctctcccagcatttcagcagcatgtgctggtctcctcagggatcaggcctgggattttccccctgggcctgagtcccagcacatccacccccaaggccattgtcagcaaagcctctgcacaccccaactctcggggctttcagagcagctttccccactgcaagtctgttcttacccccGGTGCcccactgaggggctgcagccagacaggccccaatgccctgcgtgtggggcacaggcaggaggagctgcagccccaagtctctcttcattccacttgcaggcaataacagcccaggcctgctgagacagttcccaggttgcagggctgtgatgggttgggagagaaggccaaggagacacaggacagaaagagcaggagagaggtgtcctcagtaGGAAGGAGCTTATtggacctgtggagctgctctaggggatgTACAacttgggtgaacttttgtgggtgagggtcagaggagagactggtttgggtgaccttgtggagtgagacaaagagcccattcaagttggctttgataaccctggaattcactggaaaggcagcacgacaggatgcaaagagtcccagaggtttgtgcagggtCTTGGTGAAGACAGCCCTTGGcacacaggcctttagagcacagctgccaggttGGTGGACGACAGGGAGgttcatctgcatctgcttctctccaagAGGAACCAAAAGAttaccatagtaactgaccttagcaatgggaatatatggtgtttgccatggtaactgacttcatcaatgggaatgt
This Pseudopipra pipra isolate bDixPip1 chromosome W, bDixPip1.hap1, whole genome shotgun sequence DNA region includes the following protein-coding sequences:
- the LOC135404668 gene encoding olfactory receptor 14C36-like, which produces MHNSLWDTTTISYTGCAAQAFLLVFFIGTEFSLLTIMCYDRYVAICKPLHYGTLLGSRACAHMAAAAWATAFLYSLLHTANTFSLPLCQGNVLGQFFCEIPQILKLSCSHSGYLRELGLIVVIACLMFGCFVFIVFSYVQIFRAVLRIPSQQGRHKAFSTCLPHLAVLSIVISTAAFAYLKPFSISSPSLDLALSVLYSVVPPTLN